The Vagococcus sp. CY52-2 DNA segment CGTTTACTAGATTTTCAATTGTCATAAAAGCACCTCCTATATAGAAGATACGCTTTTATGCTAGAACAACTTCAAAATTCATATCATTTTTACTTAAATATTTTTCTAACTTATATTTATTGTCGCTGTCTTGATTAAAGCTAGAAACAATAATCTTAATGCGTCCATCTTCGCCTTTTTCTTCAGTGTGTTTTAAATCATTATCCTTTAAATACTGTTTAATCAATTTATACTTCGGACTATCTACACCATACCAATATGTCTCTACTGCTTGTCGTGGACGTTTGTTTGCTACGTCAGTATTAGTAGTTGGCGTGTCAACTGTGACATTGTAATCAAAGCATTTAAGCATTGCTTGAATAGCTTTATCCATATTGTTTTTTAATGCTTTCATGTCGTTTGGATTTGAAATGAACCCCCATTCAATCAATAGCACTTTTTTATCCCAATTAGAGTTATTAGCAATATATAGCCATGAACCGTCTTTTGCGCCACGGTTAGCAATTCCTAACGCATCAGCGATTGCTTTAGACACTTTTTCTGCCATCGGTTTATCTGAAATATCGCCATATAACACTTCAACGCCCGTTGCGCTTGCACTACCGAACGAATTTAAGTGGTTAGAAATTTGATACCCACTAGGACTATTGTTGATATTAGCAACTGTATTAGCTAGTATACCGTTAACACTTGTACCTCTATCATCTGTCGTATCTTTGCAACCTACTAACTTAATAATCTTATCATTAATTTCTCGTGCTACTGTTGCCTCTTGTAAACCATTTCCAACAGCCCCTGGGTCTGTCCATCTTCCAGCACCACCATGTCCAGCATGACTTGAACCAATTTTTTCTACCATATCATTTCCTCCTATTGCAACGTTATCCCATTCGTACAATTTATATTGTTCAATTAATTTAATAATTTTATCTTCATAATTTGGATCAGTAGCATAACTATAATCGGCAACTGGTTTTAAAATAGCCTTAACAGCTTTTTTATAGTCAGTTTCACCAATCAATTGTTTATAGTTGTTGCGCCTAAAATCGTTTTCTACAAAGAAATTAGCGTGGTCGATAATGCTTTCGCCAATATCATCATACTTCCTAAAATTAGCTTTAACAGTCGTCCATTCACCATTTAAAAACTCTTTTGTATCGACTGCATAAACATCACCATGCCATTCACTATCTGCTTTAATCCCAAATAGATTATTAGCGTTTTTAGCTAATTCACTTTCACCCCAACCACTTTCCAAAATAGCTTGCGATGCTACTAATGATGGTAAAACGCTATGACTTCCCCAACTTTTTATAGAACCATCTTTAATGATGTTTAAAAACTCGTTTTCGTTCACGTTGCACCTCCTAAAATAAAAAGAGCAGTCGATTGACTACTCTAATTCATTTTTGATATTTTTATTTATTTCTGCGACTGATGATTCAATCAACATGTCTAATTCTGCTTCGCTAATAGAAACTCCTTGCTTGTTTAAAAATTCAACAGCTAGTCTTTTAGCTGCGTTAAATTTATCTGGTATATGTTCGTTCCGTGCAATTTGTTCAATCGCATCTACTGCTATTGCAACACTAGCTTCTTTCGCTTGTAACGTAGATAAAACGCCTTTCTTTTTA contains these protein-coding regions:
- a CDS encoding glucosaminidase domain-containing protein, whose product is MNENEFLNIIKDGSIKSWGSHSVLPSLVASQAILESGWGESELAKNANNLFGIKADSEWHGDVYAVDTKEFLNGEWTTVKANFRKYDDIGESIIDHANFFVENDFRRNNYKQLIGETDYKKAVKAILKPVADYSYATDPNYEDKIIKLIEQYKLYEWDNVAIGGNDMVEKIGSSHAGHGGAGRWTDPGAVGNGLQEATVAREINDKIIKLVGCKDTTDDRGTSVNGILANTVANINNSPSGYQISNHLNSFGSASATGVEVLYGDISDKPMAEKVSKAIADALGIANRGAKDGSWLYIANNSNWDKKVLLIEWGFISNPNDMKALKNNMDKAIQAMLKCFDYNVTVDTPTTNTDVANKRPRQAVETYWYGVDSPKYKLIKQYLKDNDLKHTEEKGEDGRIKIIVSSFNQDSDNKYKLEKYLSKNDMNFEVVLA
- a CDS encoding phage holin, LLH family: MSGLQDALINLLAVVLTGFLGMVATNVTRYFKKKGVLSTLQAKEASVAIAVDAIEQIARNEHIPDKFNAAKRLAVEFLNKQGVSISEAELDMLIESSVAEINKNIKNELE